The following are from one region of the Strix aluco isolate bStrAlu1 chromosome 30, bStrAlu1.hap1, whole genome shotgun sequence genome:
- the LOC141916861 gene encoding uncharacterized protein LOC141916861 — protein sequence MGTVAETGTSRCGTLPPSFGMKNNLKSQKERNIASGIGAAEAQKPDLWRPNLPASSRTGTRCGFLTAIPSSRKHVKINIKITNTHAQNTRNCLAAAAFKRSFTCLLLNFVPGAGQANAPVMIHQEHEPVVSGIQPTSPQGWGGENPSRVIPGEASRCPQSPKYGKGFGGAARAMPTLTPATPKRSPQGSSVLASLPGRSVRVKELREGIVCVVCVPPPNFSHPISFSKLGSSLGNLQNLPGPFKGQMDEAGNVLLYDTFSSLHNNIFKTQRTPQRTWRVGLAKR from the exons ATGGGGACAGTGGCTGAAACGGGCACGTCTCGGTGTGGAACGCTTCCTCCCTCGTTTGGCATGAAAAATAACCTCaaatcacagaaagaaagaaatattgccAGCGGCATTGGGGCAGCAGAGGCACAGAAGCCGGATCTCTGGAGGCCCAACCTCCCCGCGTCCTCACGCACCGGCACGCGCTGCGGGTTTCTCACAGCCATTCCTTCTTCTCGTAAACACGTAAAGATTAACATAAAGATTACAAATACACACGCTCAAAACACGAGGAACTGCCTCGCAGCGGCCGCATTTAAACGCAGCTTCACTTGCCTCCTCTTAAACTTTGTACCCGGGGCTGGGCAGGCCAATGCACCGGTAATGATACACCAGGAGCATGAACCTGTCGTCAGTGGAATCCAACCGACCAGCccgcaggggtgggggggggaaaatcCCTCCCGTGTCATTCCCGGCGAGGCCTCTAGATGTCCACAGAGCCCAAAATATGGGAAGGGCTTTGGTGGGGCGGCCCGGGCGATGCCCACCCTCACCCCAGCCACCCCCAAACGCTCCCCTCAAGGTTCCAGCGTTTTGGCCTCGTTGCCCGGGAGATCAGTGAGGGTGAAGGAGCTCCGGGAGGGGATTGTGTGTgtcgtgtgtgtccccccccccaattttAGCCACCCAATCTCGTTCTCTAAATTAGGGAGCTCCTTGGGG AATCTGCAGAACCTGCCGGGGCCTTTCAAGGGACAAATGGATGAAGcaggaaatgttttgctttatgaTACTTTTTCCTCCCTTCATAACAACATATTTAAAACCCAGCGGACACCACAGAGGACCTGGCGGGTTGGCTTGGCAAAGAGATGA
- the HJV gene encoding hemojuvelin: MGKPARSKSPGQLENPGFFLLRALFLLLFCRHVSSQCKILRCNSEYVAATLNLRGSNRNAAYCNALRSYSHCTRKTARTCRGDLAYHSAVHGIEDLMIQNNCSKEGPTSPPRPRPPAPNHQGFESLDICNYEKSFLYKHGQPPSYQHCAAFGDPHIRTFHDDFHTCRVEGSWPLLDNDYLFVQATSSPVAKGSNATVTSKLTIIFKNMKECIDQKVYQAEIDNLPAAFEDGSVNGGERPGGSSLAIRERSPGRHVEIRAEYIGTTIAVRQAGRQLSFSIRAAEEVARAFTEEQDLQLCVGGCPRSQRISRSECCRAREAAETARALCKEMLPVEDVYFQSCVFDVVTSGDANFTMAAHGALEDARVFLPNTEKLHIFQAGAGCPRVSSSFLLLLLTSGLWAVLLHF, translated from the exons TTTCTTCTCAGTGCAAGATCCTGCGCTGCAACTCGGAGTACGTGGCCGCCACCCTCAACCTGCGCGGCTCCAACAGGAACGCGGCGTACTGCAACGCCCTCCGCTCCTACTCCCACTGCACCCGCAAGACGGCTCGCACCTGCCGCGGCGACCTGGCCTACCACTCCGCCGTCCACGGCATCGAGGACCTCATGATCCAGAACAACTGCTCCAAGGAGGGGCCCACATCGCCGCCCCGACCCCGACCCCCGGCCCCCAACCATCAGGGCTTCGAGTCTCTCGATATCTGCAACTATGAGAAGAGTTTTCTCTACAAGCACGGCCAACCCCCCAGCTACCAGCACTGCGCGGCTTTCGGGGACCCCCATATCCGCACTTTCCACGATGACTTCCACACTTGCCGAGTGGAGGGCTCCTGGCCTCTCTTGGACAATGACTACTTGTTTGTGCAAGCAACCAGCTCTCCGGTGGCGAAGGGCTCCAACGCTACGGTCACCAGCAAG CTCACCATCATCTTCAAGAACATGAAGGAATGCATCGACCAGAAGGTCTACCAGGCTGAGATAGACAACCTCCCGGCAGCCTTCGAGGACGGCTCGGTGAACGGGGGCGAGAGGCCGGGCGGGAGCAGCTTGGCCATCCGGGAGCGCAGCCCCGGGCGGCACGTGGAGATCCGCGCGGAGTACATCGGCACCACCATCGCCGTGCGACAGGCCGGCCGCCAGCTCTCCTTCTCCATCCGGGCAGCCGAGGAGGTGGCGCGAGCCTTCACGGAGGAGCAAGACCTGCAGCTCTGCGTGGGAGGTTGCCCCCGCAGCCAGCGCATCTCCCGCAGCGAGTGCTGCCGCGCCCGCGAGGCGGCCGAGACGGCCCGGGCGCTCTGCAAGGAGATGCTGCCCGTGGAGGACGTCTACTTCCAGTCGTGCGTCTTCGACGTGGTGACCTCCGGGGATGCCAACTTCACCATGGCGGCTCACGGGGCCTTGGAGGACGCCAGGGTCTTCCTTCCCAACACCGAGAAACTCCACATCTTCCAGGCTGGGGCAGGCTGCCCGCGcgtctcttcttccttcctcctcctcctcctcacctctggTCTTTGGGCTGTTTTGTTGCACTTTTAA
- the TXNIP gene encoding thioredoxin-interacting protein → MVMFKKVKTFLMAFSEPEKVYCSGEKVAGRVLVEVAEVTRVSSVKVLACGVAKVNWAKGPQQCRQEMEYLRFEDVLTLEEQPTDGDGSVILRPGNKYEYKFGFELPQGPLGTSFKGKYGSVDYWVKAFLERPSVPTQEIKKRFEVMDPVDVNTPELLSPVAAKKEKKVTCMFIPDGRVSVSAQIDRKGFCEGDEICINADFENTCSRIVVPKAAIVAKHTYLANGQTKVFAQKLTCVRGNHIISGSSESWRGKTIRVKKLKPSILGCNILRVEYFLQIYVSVPGSKKILLELPLVIGSRSGIGSRSSSMASQTSSEMSWVDLNLPDAPEAPPCYLDIVPEDHRLESPTTPLLEESDSFDSPIFMYAPEFKFMPPPTYTEVDPCVANNNVQ, encoded by the exons ATGGTGATGTTCAAGAAAGTGAAGACCTTCCTGATGGCTTTCAGCGAGCCTGAGAAGGTTTATTGCAGCGGGGAGAAGGTGGCCGGGCGCGTGCTGGTGGAGGTGGCCGAGGTCACTCGCGTCAGCTCCGTCAAGGTGCTGGCCTGCGGGGTGGCCAAAGTCAACTGGGCCAAGGGcccccagcagtgcaggcaggagaTGGAGTACCTGCGCTTCGAGGACGTCCTCACCCTGGAGGAGCAGCCCACtg ATGGGGACGGCTCTGTCATCCTCAGACCTGGGAACAAATACGAGTACAAATTCGGATTCGAGCTTCCCCAGGG GCCGCTGGGTACCAGCTTCAAGGGAAAGTACGGCTCTGTGGATTACTGGGTGAAGGCCTTTCTGGAGCGCCCGTCCGTTCCCACGCAGGAGATAAAGAAGCGCTTCGAGGTGATGGATCCCGTGGACGTGAACACTCCGGAGTTGCTG TCCCCGGTCGCTGccaagaaggagaagaaggtgaCTTGCATGTTCATTCCCGACGGGCGCGTGTCGGTCAGCGCCCAGATCGACAGGAAGGGCTTTTGTGAAG GTGACGAGATCTGCATCAACGCCGACTTCGAGAACACCTGCTCCCGCATCGTGGTGCCCAAAGCCGCCATCGTGGCCAAACACACGTACCTGGCCAACGGGCAGACCAAGGTCTTCGCCCAGAAACTCACCTGCGTCCGCGGCAACCACATCATCTCGGGCTCCTCCGAGTCCTGGCGCGGCAAAACCATCCGCGTCAAGAAGCTCAAACCCTCCATCTTGGGCTGCAACATCCTGCGCGTGGAGTATTTCCTGCAG ATTTACGTCAGCGTCCCCGGCTCCAAAAAAATCCTCCTGGAGCTGCCGCTCGTCATCGGCAGCCGCTCGGGCATCGGCAGCCGCAGCTCCAGCATGGCCAGTCAGACCAGTTCCGAGATGAGCTGGGTGGACTTGAACCTCCCGGACGCCCCGGAAG CCCCCCCGTGTTACCTGGACATCGTCCCCGAGGACCATCGCCTGGAGAGCCCCACCACCCCCCTGCTGGAGGAGTCCGACAGCTTCGACAGCCCCATCTTCATGTACGCCCCCGAGTTCAAGTTCATGCCGCCGCCCACCTACACGGAG GTGGATCCTTGCGTGGCCAACAACAACGTCCAGTGA